A genomic segment from Spinacia oleracea cultivar Varoflay chromosome 3, BTI_SOV_V1, whole genome shotgun sequence encodes:
- the LOC110791115 gene encoding YTH domain-containing protein ECT4 isoform X3 has product MPGTELNPRLSSPVIENFQMMASDGSTEFVVDPSLYYPAAPTYGYYCTGFESPGEWDEHHTVFGVDGADVQYAGAQTENLPFVYYTPSYGMGDTPFNPYNPYIPGAMLGVDGPLLGTQPYYPVSPYPNSVSSSGYFPVFVQPGTDTVTSSATETMPNVAPSAMSRTNGSTAKRTHSSSPVAFSMNSSKAASSQTHARTGASQGSIISTGTSKRPMANRSNGSIGSVHGASSHAPQGGNAPGSLQSTRNISYGKLLPQADQAKFSYPNFQGGFSDYGSSTNGQAVLNDPWSKFYYRRPSLDSNGNLDLLGEQNRGPRTNKSKNQLIVKAYTTRAGNRNAEGNIVISADQYNKNDFLVDYDNAKFFVIKSYSEDDVHKSIKYNVWSSTPNGNKKLSSAYEDAQKIAAGKPRGCPVFVFFSVNASGQFCGVAEMVGPVDFDKDMDFWQQDKWSGSFPVKWHIIKDVPNPTFRHIILENNEHKPVTNSRDTQEIMYKPGLEMLKLFKNYTSKTSLLDDFMYYENRQKIMHEERSRLFRRANGHVHSVETPLKLNSAIDHSQKVDEVGTWVEKGVQSSNSSGLKTVIRSSEASSSGGLHVSGVANVVQDSSEVQVGNVSSLKIGSLSIHPKTSERQSLAPAVSSAAPAAAPVVPKTTNATANVVTVGSMPIKVDGANLSSETITIGTIALDPKALQHGKVGGSVKGGIRK; this is encoded by the exons ATGCCAGGTACTGAGTTGAACCCACGTTTATCCAGTCCAGTTATCGAAAACTTTCAAATGATGGCTAGTGATGGATCTACTGAATTTGTTGTCGATCCAAGCTTATATTATCCTGCTGCCCCCACCTATGGTTATTACTGTACAG GATTTGAATCACCTGGTGAATGGGATGAACACCATACAGTTTTTGGTGTAGATGGTGCAGATGTCCAATATGCG gGTGCACAAACTGAAAATTTGCCTTTTGTATATTATACGCCTAGTTATGGAATGGGAGATACTCCATTCAACCCGTACAATCCTTATATACCTGGTGCTATGCTAGGGGTTGATGGCCCATTGTTGGGGACACAACCCTACTATCCTGTATCACCTTATCCCAATTCTGTCTCCTCTTCTGGATATTTTCCAGTTTTTGTCCAGCCTGGCACTGATACTGTTACAAGTAGTGCAACAGAGACCATGCCAAATGTTGCTCCATCTGCCATGAGTCGAACAAATGGATCTACTGCAAAGCGCACACATTCCTCATCCCCTGTTGCATTCTCCATGAATTCTTCAAAAGCTGCTTCCAGCCAGACACATGCACGCACAGGAGCATCACAGGGTTCAATAATTAGTACCGGAACAAGCAAGCGACCTATGGCTAATAGAAGTAATGGTTCTATTGGGTCAGTCCATGGAGCGTCGTCGCATGCACCTCAG GGTGGGAATGCTCCAGGCTCGTTGCAATCAACAAGGAACATTTCTTATGGGAAGCTACTACCTCAAGCTGATCAAGCCAAATTTTCATACCCAAATTTTCAGGGTGGTTTTTCAGACTATGGTTCAAGCACCAATGGTCAAGCTGTTCTAAATGACCCTTGGTCCAAATTTTATTACAGAAGACCTTCCCTTGATAGCAATGGGAACCTTGATCTGTTGGGTGAGCAGAATCGAGGGCCAAGAACCAACAAATCGAAAAACCAACTTATTGTAAAAGCCTACACCACAAGAGCTGGGAACCGCAATGCTGAAGGAAATATTGTTATCTCTGCTGATCAATACAACAAAAATGACTTTCTTGTGGACTATGACAATGCAAAGTTCTTTGTCATAAAGTCATACAGTGAGGATGATGTGCATAAAAGCATCAAGTACAATGTTTGGTCATCTACACCCAATGGAAATAAGAAGCTCAGCAGTGCTTATGAAGATGCTCAAAAGATAGCTGCTGGAAAACCAAGGGGCTGCCCTGTCTTTGTCTTCTTTTCT GTCAATGCTAGTGGGCAGTTTTGTGGTGTAGCAGAGATGGTTGGTCCTGTTGATTTTGATAAGGATATGGACTTTTGGCAGCAAGATAAGTGGAGTGGGAGCTTCCCTGTTAAGTGGCATATTATTAAAGATGTACCAAACCCCACCTTTCGCCACATTATTTTGGAAAACAATGAGCATAAGCCAGTGACTAACAGCAGAGATACGCAGGAG ATAATGTATAAGCCTGGCTTGGAGATGCTTAAGCTATTCAAGAACTACACGTCAAAAACATCTCTTTTGGACGACTTTATGTACTATGAAAACCGACAGAAGATTATGCATGAAGAGAGAAGTCGTTTATTTCGCCGGGCTAATGGACATGTGCATTCAGTTGAGACTCCTCTCAAGCTTAATTCTGCAATTGATCATTCCCAAAAAGTGGACGAGGTTGGTACCTGGGTTGAGAAAGGTGTGCAGTCTAGTAATTCAAGTGGCTTGAAAACAGTGATTAGATCTTCGGAGGCGTCTTCTAGTGGTGGTCTTCATGTGTCTGGTGTTGCGAACGTGGTGCAGGATTCCTCGGAAGTACAGGTTGGCAATGTATCTTCCCTGAAGATTGGTTCATTATCAATCCATCCTAAGACTAGTGAACGGCAATCTCTAGCACCTGCTGTTTCATCTGCTGCTCCTGCTGCTGCTCCTGTTGTGCCTAAAACTACTAACGCTACAGCTAACGTTGTAACAGTAGGTTCTATGCCTATCAAAGTTGATGGAGCCAATCTATCATCTGAAACTATTACTATTGGGACCATCGCGCTTGATCCAAAAGCATTGCAGCATGGTAAGGTGGGTGGTTCTGTGAAAGGGGGTATACGAAAGTAA
- the LOC110791115 gene encoding YTH domain-containing protein ECT4 isoform X2 — MYTVPDNGNTDTYMMPGTELNPRLSSPVIENFQMMASDGSTEFVVDPSLYYPAAPTYGYYCTGFESPGEWDEHHTVFGVDGADVQYAGAQTENLPFVYYTPSYGMGDTPFNPYNPYIPGAMLGVDGPLLGTQPYYPVSPYPNSVSSSGYFPVFVQPGTDTVTSSATETMPNVAPSAMSRTNGSTAKRTHSSSPVAFSMNSSKAASSQTHARTGASQGSIISTGTSKRPMANRSNGSIGSVHGASSHAPQGGNAPGSLQSTRNISYGKLLPQADQAKFSYPNFQGGFSDYGSSTNGQAVLNDPWSKFYYRRPSLDSNGNLDLLGEQNRGPRTNKSKNQLIVKAYTTRAGNRNAEGNIVISADQYNKNDFLVDYDNAKFFVIKSYSEDDVHKSIKYNVWSSTPNGNKKLSSAYEDAQKIAAGKPRGCPVFVFFSVNASGQFCGVAEMVGPVDFDKDMDFWQQDKWSGSFPVKWHIIKDVPNPTFRHIILENNEHKPVTNSRDTQEIMYKPGLEMLKLFKNYTSKTSLLDDFMYYENRQKIMHEERSRLFRRANGHVHSVETPLKLNSAIDHSQKVDEVGTWVEKGVQSSNSSGLKTVIRSSEASSSGGLHVSGVANVVQDSSEVQVGNVSSLKIGSLSIHPKTSERQSLAPAVSSAAPAAAPVVPKTTNATANVVTVGSMPIKVDGANLSSETITIGTIALDPKALQHGKVGGSVKGGIRK, encoded by the exons ATGTATACTGTTCCTGATAATGGAAATACAGACACTTATATG ATGCCAGGTACTGAGTTGAACCCACGTTTATCCAGTCCAGTTATCGAAAACTTTCAAATGATGGCTAGTGATGGATCTACTGAATTTGTTGTCGATCCAAGCTTATATTATCCTGCTGCCCCCACCTATGGTTATTACTGTACAG GATTTGAATCACCTGGTGAATGGGATGAACACCATACAGTTTTTGGTGTAGATGGTGCAGATGTCCAATATGCG gGTGCACAAACTGAAAATTTGCCTTTTGTATATTATACGCCTAGTTATGGAATGGGAGATACTCCATTCAACCCGTACAATCCTTATATACCTGGTGCTATGCTAGGGGTTGATGGCCCATTGTTGGGGACACAACCCTACTATCCTGTATCACCTTATCCCAATTCTGTCTCCTCTTCTGGATATTTTCCAGTTTTTGTCCAGCCTGGCACTGATACTGTTACAAGTAGTGCAACAGAGACCATGCCAAATGTTGCTCCATCTGCCATGAGTCGAACAAATGGATCTACTGCAAAGCGCACACATTCCTCATCCCCTGTTGCATTCTCCATGAATTCTTCAAAAGCTGCTTCCAGCCAGACACATGCACGCACAGGAGCATCACAGGGTTCAATAATTAGTACCGGAACAAGCAAGCGACCTATGGCTAATAGAAGTAATGGTTCTATTGGGTCAGTCCATGGAGCGTCGTCGCATGCACCTCAG GGTGGGAATGCTCCAGGCTCGTTGCAATCAACAAGGAACATTTCTTATGGGAAGCTACTACCTCAAGCTGATCAAGCCAAATTTTCATACCCAAATTTTCAGGGTGGTTTTTCAGACTATGGTTCAAGCACCAATGGTCAAGCTGTTCTAAATGACCCTTGGTCCAAATTTTATTACAGAAGACCTTCCCTTGATAGCAATGGGAACCTTGATCTGTTGGGTGAGCAGAATCGAGGGCCAAGAACCAACAAATCGAAAAACCAACTTATTGTAAAAGCCTACACCACAAGAGCTGGGAACCGCAATGCTGAAGGAAATATTGTTATCTCTGCTGATCAATACAACAAAAATGACTTTCTTGTGGACTATGACAATGCAAAGTTCTTTGTCATAAAGTCATACAGTGAGGATGATGTGCATAAAAGCATCAAGTACAATGTTTGGTCATCTACACCCAATGGAAATAAGAAGCTCAGCAGTGCTTATGAAGATGCTCAAAAGATAGCTGCTGGAAAACCAAGGGGCTGCCCTGTCTTTGTCTTCTTTTCT GTCAATGCTAGTGGGCAGTTTTGTGGTGTAGCAGAGATGGTTGGTCCTGTTGATTTTGATAAGGATATGGACTTTTGGCAGCAAGATAAGTGGAGTGGGAGCTTCCCTGTTAAGTGGCATATTATTAAAGATGTACCAAACCCCACCTTTCGCCACATTATTTTGGAAAACAATGAGCATAAGCCAGTGACTAACAGCAGAGATACGCAGGAG ATAATGTATAAGCCTGGCTTGGAGATGCTTAAGCTATTCAAGAACTACACGTCAAAAACATCTCTTTTGGACGACTTTATGTACTATGAAAACCGACAGAAGATTATGCATGAAGAGAGAAGTCGTTTATTTCGCCGGGCTAATGGACATGTGCATTCAGTTGAGACTCCTCTCAAGCTTAATTCTGCAATTGATCATTCCCAAAAAGTGGACGAGGTTGGTACCTGGGTTGAGAAAGGTGTGCAGTCTAGTAATTCAAGTGGCTTGAAAACAGTGATTAGATCTTCGGAGGCGTCTTCTAGTGGTGGTCTTCATGTGTCTGGTGTTGCGAACGTGGTGCAGGATTCCTCGGAAGTACAGGTTGGCAATGTATCTTCCCTGAAGATTGGTTCATTATCAATCCATCCTAAGACTAGTGAACGGCAATCTCTAGCACCTGCTGTTTCATCTGCTGCTCCTGCTGCTGCTCCTGTTGTGCCTAAAACTACTAACGCTACAGCTAACGTTGTAACAGTAGGTTCTATGCCTATCAAAGTTGATGGAGCCAATCTATCATCTGAAACTATTACTATTGGGACCATCGCGCTTGATCCAAAAGCATTGCAGCATGGTAAGGTGGGTGGTTCTGTGAAAGGGGGTATACGAAAGTAA
- the LOC110791115 gene encoding YTH domain-containing protein ECT4 isoform X1: MAIETPLSLYNCSGGSIGFEMYTVPDNGNTDTYMMPGTELNPRLSSPVIENFQMMASDGSTEFVVDPSLYYPAAPTYGYYCTGFESPGEWDEHHTVFGVDGADVQYAGAQTENLPFVYYTPSYGMGDTPFNPYNPYIPGAMLGVDGPLLGTQPYYPVSPYPNSVSSSGYFPVFVQPGTDTVTSSATETMPNVAPSAMSRTNGSTAKRTHSSSPVAFSMNSSKAASSQTHARTGASQGSIISTGTSKRPMANRSNGSIGSVHGASSHAPQGGNAPGSLQSTRNISYGKLLPQADQAKFSYPNFQGGFSDYGSSTNGQAVLNDPWSKFYYRRPSLDSNGNLDLLGEQNRGPRTNKSKNQLIVKAYTTRAGNRNAEGNIVISADQYNKNDFLVDYDNAKFFVIKSYSEDDVHKSIKYNVWSSTPNGNKKLSSAYEDAQKIAAGKPRGCPVFVFFSVNASGQFCGVAEMVGPVDFDKDMDFWQQDKWSGSFPVKWHIIKDVPNPTFRHIILENNEHKPVTNSRDTQEIMYKPGLEMLKLFKNYTSKTSLLDDFMYYENRQKIMHEERSRLFRRANGHVHSVETPLKLNSAIDHSQKVDEVGTWVEKGVQSSNSSGLKTVIRSSEASSSGGLHVSGVANVVQDSSEVQVGNVSSLKIGSLSIHPKTSERQSLAPAVSSAAPAAAPVVPKTTNATANVVTVGSMPIKVDGANLSSETITIGTIALDPKALQHGKVGGSVKGGIRK; encoded by the exons ATGGCGATTGAGACTCCTTTATCTCTCTACAATTGCTCG GGCGGCAGTATTGGATTTGAGATGTATACTGTTCCTGATAATGGAAATACAGACACTTATATG ATGCCAGGTACTGAGTTGAACCCACGTTTATCCAGTCCAGTTATCGAAAACTTTCAAATGATGGCTAGTGATGGATCTACTGAATTTGTTGTCGATCCAAGCTTATATTATCCTGCTGCCCCCACCTATGGTTATTACTGTACAG GATTTGAATCACCTGGTGAATGGGATGAACACCATACAGTTTTTGGTGTAGATGGTGCAGATGTCCAATATGCG gGTGCACAAACTGAAAATTTGCCTTTTGTATATTATACGCCTAGTTATGGAATGGGAGATACTCCATTCAACCCGTACAATCCTTATATACCTGGTGCTATGCTAGGGGTTGATGGCCCATTGTTGGGGACACAACCCTACTATCCTGTATCACCTTATCCCAATTCTGTCTCCTCTTCTGGATATTTTCCAGTTTTTGTCCAGCCTGGCACTGATACTGTTACAAGTAGTGCAACAGAGACCATGCCAAATGTTGCTCCATCTGCCATGAGTCGAACAAATGGATCTACTGCAAAGCGCACACATTCCTCATCCCCTGTTGCATTCTCCATGAATTCTTCAAAAGCTGCTTCCAGCCAGACACATGCACGCACAGGAGCATCACAGGGTTCAATAATTAGTACCGGAACAAGCAAGCGACCTATGGCTAATAGAAGTAATGGTTCTATTGGGTCAGTCCATGGAGCGTCGTCGCATGCACCTCAG GGTGGGAATGCTCCAGGCTCGTTGCAATCAACAAGGAACATTTCTTATGGGAAGCTACTACCTCAAGCTGATCAAGCCAAATTTTCATACCCAAATTTTCAGGGTGGTTTTTCAGACTATGGTTCAAGCACCAATGGTCAAGCTGTTCTAAATGACCCTTGGTCCAAATTTTATTACAGAAGACCTTCCCTTGATAGCAATGGGAACCTTGATCTGTTGGGTGAGCAGAATCGAGGGCCAAGAACCAACAAATCGAAAAACCAACTTATTGTAAAAGCCTACACCACAAGAGCTGGGAACCGCAATGCTGAAGGAAATATTGTTATCTCTGCTGATCAATACAACAAAAATGACTTTCTTGTGGACTATGACAATGCAAAGTTCTTTGTCATAAAGTCATACAGTGAGGATGATGTGCATAAAAGCATCAAGTACAATGTTTGGTCATCTACACCCAATGGAAATAAGAAGCTCAGCAGTGCTTATGAAGATGCTCAAAAGATAGCTGCTGGAAAACCAAGGGGCTGCCCTGTCTTTGTCTTCTTTTCT GTCAATGCTAGTGGGCAGTTTTGTGGTGTAGCAGAGATGGTTGGTCCTGTTGATTTTGATAAGGATATGGACTTTTGGCAGCAAGATAAGTGGAGTGGGAGCTTCCCTGTTAAGTGGCATATTATTAAAGATGTACCAAACCCCACCTTTCGCCACATTATTTTGGAAAACAATGAGCATAAGCCAGTGACTAACAGCAGAGATACGCAGGAG ATAATGTATAAGCCTGGCTTGGAGATGCTTAAGCTATTCAAGAACTACACGTCAAAAACATCTCTTTTGGACGACTTTATGTACTATGAAAACCGACAGAAGATTATGCATGAAGAGAGAAGTCGTTTATTTCGCCGGGCTAATGGACATGTGCATTCAGTTGAGACTCCTCTCAAGCTTAATTCTGCAATTGATCATTCCCAAAAAGTGGACGAGGTTGGTACCTGGGTTGAGAAAGGTGTGCAGTCTAGTAATTCAAGTGGCTTGAAAACAGTGATTAGATCTTCGGAGGCGTCTTCTAGTGGTGGTCTTCATGTGTCTGGTGTTGCGAACGTGGTGCAGGATTCCTCGGAAGTACAGGTTGGCAATGTATCTTCCCTGAAGATTGGTTCATTATCAATCCATCCTAAGACTAGTGAACGGCAATCTCTAGCACCTGCTGTTTCATCTGCTGCTCCTGCTGCTGCTCCTGTTGTGCCTAAAACTACTAACGCTACAGCTAACGTTGTAACAGTAGGTTCTATGCCTATCAAAGTTGATGGAGCCAATCTATCATCTGAAACTATTACTATTGGGACCATCGCGCTTGATCCAAAAGCATTGCAGCATGGTAAGGTGGGTGGTTCTGTGAAAGGGGGTATACGAAAGTAA